In a single window of the Clostridia bacterium genome:
- a CDS encoding AAA family ATPase, which produces GIKFVLTKCAANGHCYLPESTLIEDTCRLLDVDADLVQHSIKELFNREQIIVEQQDGERIIYSLAFYRAEMNVCKRLIRLILSEAKQINIDVDNDIKTVEFEQGIKLAQHQRQAVKEAMTNGVLVITGGPGTGKTTIINAIIRMLKRQGVTISLAAPTGRAAKRMTETTGQEAKTIHRLLEYGPSEDEQIDVFSKDELNPLDTDVVIVDEVSMVDILLMNSLLKAIAPGTRLILVGDVDQLPSVGPGNVLRDIINSGIIKTVRLQEIFRQAEESMIIVNAHRINQGLMPYVNIGEKDFYLDRKASPGDILDTVIDLCSLRLPKYFKLHPLKDIQVLSPMKKGTTGVRNLNIQLQKVLNPPSRDKNEYIEGENIYRVGDKVMQIKNNYQMKWEKINWVDRRDREGLGIFNGDVGYITDINKQDRTLKVVLDDDKLVSYEFSQLDELELAYAVSVHKSQGSEFPAVIIPLCWGPPMLMTRNLLYTAVTRARDLVVVVGREAIMGKMIANNHIAKRFSALDRRLKEEFVRWDERS; this is translated from the coding sequence GGTATCAAATTTGTGCTCACAAAGTGCGCTGCCAACGGCCATTGTTATCTTCCCGAGAGCACGTTGATAGAGGATACCTGCCGGTTATTAGATGTGGACGCAGACCTGGTACAACATTCTATAAAAGAATTGTTTAACCGTGAACAGATAATTGTGGAGCAACAAGACGGAGAGAGAATAATATATTCCCTTGCATTTTACCGTGCGGAAATGAATGTATGCAAAAGATTGATAAGACTCATCCTTTCAGAGGCGAAACAGATAAACATAGATGTGGATAACGACATAAAGACGGTGGAGTTTGAACAAGGCATAAAGCTGGCCCAGCACCAGCGCCAAGCGGTAAAAGAGGCCATGACAAATGGGGTGCTGGTGATAACCGGCGGTCCCGGAACAGGAAAGACCACCATAATAAATGCCATAATAAGAATGCTGAAAAGACAAGGGGTAACCATATCATTGGCCGCCCCTACCGGAAGGGCAGCTAAAAGGATGACTGAGACTACCGGGCAGGAGGCAAAGACTATCCACCGACTGTTGGAATACGGACCTAGTGAGGACGAACAGATAGATGTGTTTTCCAAGGATGAATTAAACCCGCTGGATACAGATGTTGTGATAGTGGATGAAGTTTCCATGGTGGATATATTGCTTATGAACAGCCTGCTCAAAGCGATAGCACCCGGTACCCGCCTCATCTTGGTAGGGGATGTGGATCAGCTTCCTTCAGTTGGGCCGGGGAATGTATTGAGGGATATAATCAACAGCGGCATAATAAAGACAGTGAGGCTGCAGGAGATATTCAGACAGGCAGAAGAGAGTATGATAATAGTGAATGCCCATAGGATAAATCAGGGATTGATGCCTTATGTGAATATCGGGGAAAAGGATTTTTATCTGGACCGAAAGGCTTCACCTGGGGATATACTGGATACAGTTATAGACTTGTGTTCGCTGCGGTTGCCCAAATATTTTAAACTCCATCCCCTCAAGGACATACAGGTTCTTTCTCCCATGAAAAAGGGCACTACAGGAGTAAGAAATCTGAACATACAGTTGCAAAAAGTGTTAAACCCTCCTTCCCGGGATAAAAATGAATATATTGAAGGGGAAAACATTTATCGTGTAGGGGATAAAGTGATGCAGATAAAAAATAACTATCAAATGAAGTGGGAAAAGATAAACTGGGTAGACAGAAGAGATAGGGAAGGATTGGGGATTTTTAACGGAGATGTGGGTTATATAACAGATATAAACAAACAGGACAGGACGCTAAAGGTTGTATTAGATGATGATAAACTTGTAAGCTATGAATTCAGCCAGTTGGATGAATTGGAACTTGCATATGCGGTTTCTGTCCATAAAAGCCAGGGCAGTGAATTCCCGGCAGTGATAATACCTTTATGCTGGGGACCACCTATGCTGATGACCAGAAATTTATTGTATACTGCAGTCACAAGGGCCAGGGATTTGGTGGTGGTAGTAGGAAGGGAAGCCATTATGGGAAAAATGATAGCCAACAACCATATTGCAAAGCGTTTTTCTGCCTTGGACAGGAGGTTGAAGGAGGAATTTGTAAGATGGGATGAACGTAGCTAG
- a CDS encoding ComF family protein, whose product MNVARLYADVLKNMIFPPWCECIVCGAKDATIYRHFVCGRCWTRLPLIRGRFCLECGKQLPHTYQSDYCPDCSIDVHYFDGARSVFYYTQPVKNIISKYKFHKNRDLYTSLSGFMVDILEDTCWTHIDYIIPVPLHRQRLKERGFNQSEWLALGIYLRKGMKVMNHILIRKQNTLSQSSLKKQDRLLNIKGAFQVVKPDAISGKNILLIDDIYTTGATINECSRTLKKYGANKIY is encoded by the coding sequence ATGAACGTAGCTAGGCTGTATGCCGATGTATTAAAGAATATGATTTTTCCGCCCTGGTGTGAGTGTATAGTATGTGGTGCAAAAGATGCTACCATCTATCGGCATTTTGTATGTGGGCGATGTTGGACTCGTTTGCCGTTGATCAGGGGAAGGTTCTGTCTGGAATGTGGCAAGCAACTGCCTCACACATATCAATCTGACTATTGCCCTGATTGCAGCATAGATGTGCATTATTTCGATGGTGCAAGGTCTGTATTTTATTATACCCAGCCCGTTAAAAATATCATATCCAAATACAAATTCCATAAAAACAGGGATCTGTATACCTCCCTTTCAGGCTTTATGGTGGATATTTTAGAGGATACTTGTTGGACCCATATAGACTACATAATACCGGTACCCTTGCACAGACAAAGGCTAAAAGAGAGGGGCTTTAACCAATCAGAATGGCTTGCATTGGGTATTTACCTTAGAAAAGGGATGAAGGTAATGAACCATATTTTGATAAGAAAACAAAATACCCTATCTCAAAGCAGCCTAAAAAAACAGGACAGGCTGTTGAATATAAAAGGTGCATTTCAAGTTGTAAAACCCGATGCAATATCAGGCAAAAACATACTTTTGATAGATGATATATATACCACAGGAGCTACTATAAACGAATGCAGCCGAACGCTGAAAAAATACGGTGCAAACAAGATATATG